In Haloferax sp. Atlit-12N, the sequence CCTCGTCGAACAGCGTCTCGCCGTCGACCATGTGCTCTTCGACGGTGTCCATGTCCAGCGTCACGCCGAGGCCCGGCTTCTCCGGAATCTCGATGTAACCGTCCTCGATGACCGTCTCCTCGACGAGGTCGCCCCACCAGCCCAGCTCGTAGGAGTGGTACTCGACCGCCAGCGAGTTCGGAATCGCCGTGCCGACGTGCGCGGAGGCCATCGTCGCAACCGGCGACGAGACGTTGTGCATCGCGACCGGCACGTAGTACTGGTTCGCCACGTCCGCGATTTTCTGCGTCTCGCGCATTCCGCCGACCTTCGGCATGTCGGGCGCGACGATGTCCACGGCCTGGTTCTCGATGAGGCGGCGAAGCTCCGTCACGCGGTAGCGGTTCTCGCCGACCGTGATGGGCGTGAGCGTGGACTTCGTGACTTCCTCCTGCACGTCGAGGTTCTCCGGCGGCACGGGGTCTTCGAGCCACCACACGTCGTAGTCTTCGAGCGCGGCCGCGAGGCGCTTTGCGCTCCCGCCCGAGAACGTCCAGTGGCAGTCGAACGCCACGTCCGCCTTGTCCTTGACGCGCTCTGTCACCTTCTCGACGATTTCGGCCTTGTGCCGAATCTCGCCGGG encodes:
- a CDS encoding mandelate racemase/muconate lactonizing enzyme family protein, encoding HDPNAEYTMRELSAETMGVTAKRGGGRDVEITDVQTTMVDGNFPWTLVRIYTDAGVVGTGEAYWGAGVPELIERMKPFVIGENPLDIDRLYEHLVQKMSGEGSVEGVTVTAIAGIEIALHDLAGKILDIPAYQLLGGKYRDKVRVYCDCHTEEEADPEACADEAERVVDELGYDALKFDLDVPSGFEKDRANRHLRPGEIRHKAEIVEKVTERVKDKADVAFDCHWTFSGGSAKRLAAALEDYDVWWLEDPVPPENLDVQEEVTKSTLTPITVGENRYRVTELRRLIENQAVDIVAPDMPKVGGMRETQKIADVANQYYVPVAMHNVSSPVATMASAHVGTAIPNSLAVEYHSYELGWWGDLVEETVIEDGYIEIPEKPGLGVTLDMDTVEEHMVDGETLFDE